From Slackia heliotrinireducens DSM 20476:
ATACTCTTTATCAAAGCATCTCGCGATATATATTTCCGATTTTATATTATCGGTTCTTCATACAAGTGTTGAACTTCGGTTTCTGCAATCGCAGGCTTTTGTCGTGCAGAAAAAAAAAGAAAGCCCGCCGAAGCGGGCTTTCTTAAAACCATCGTACTACCAGCGAAGTGCGCAGTAGAACAGGCTGTAGCTGCCGTACTTGACGCAGCTGCCGGGTGCCTCGGCGTGGATGTAGGATCCGCCGCCCGAAGAGGCGCAGATGCCCACGTGGCCGCCAGTGTACAGAACGTCACCGGGCTCTGCCTGAGACAGAGGCAGAATGTAGTTCGCGCAGCCGTACTGAGCGCTGGAGGAGTGCGGAATGCTGTAGCCGTAGCAGTAGCTGGTCAGGCCGGAGCAGTCGAAGCCGACACCGGGCTCGGAAGCGCCCCAGATGTAGGGCACGCCCAGCTGGCCTTCGGCCAAGGCGACCGCACCGTAGTTTGCCGATCCGCCGGAGCTGTAGCTGGAAGAAGTGTCTTCCTCGTAGCCATCGCCCGTATCCTCGGAATAATCGTCACTCGAAGAGTCGTCGTAAGTCTCGCCGCCCGTATCGCTGTCGGTGTCCGCGGGGGCTTCGTTATTGGCGGGCGCCTCGGATCCACCGCCGTTGTTCGAAGGGGCAGCGGCTGCGGCAGCTGCCGCTGCGGCAGCTTCTTCAGCCTGCTTCTTGGCGAGCTCTTCAGCCTGGCGCTTGGCCTCGGCTTCAGCCGCGGCCTGGCGCTCCTTCTCTACCAGCTCGGCAACCTCGGCATCGAGAGCGTTGACTTCGGCCTCGTACTGGGTAACCAGCTCCTGGGCCTCGGCCTCGATAGCCTGAGCTTCGTCCATCTTTTCCTGGGCAATCTCGGCCTGAGCTTCGTACTCGGCCTTTTGCGTCTCGTTGTCCTCGCGCAGAACCTTGGTCTGGGCGACCAAGTCGGCGTCCTGCTGGTTCATGGCGTCGAGGGCGTCCCAGTTCTTCAGGAAGTCGTCAAACGTGTTGGAACCGAGGATGACATCCAGAATCGTCGTGCGGCCGTTGCGATACATGTCGCGGGCGCGGCCACCCAAGCGCTCCTGCAGGTCAGCGATTTCAGCATTGTTCTCATCGATGCGCACCTGGGCCTCGTCCATGGCGGCCACAGCGTCATCATGCTCGACCATAGCCTCGTAATAGGCGTCGGAAGCTTCTTCCAGCTTCGTCATCATGTCGTCGAGCTTAACACGGACAGCGTCGGCCTCGGCCTGAACGTCGGCAGAGGTGCGCTCTTCGTCAGCCAAAGCAGGCAGCGGGGACGCCAAAGCGACGCCAAATGCAGCTGCACCGCCAAGAAATGCCCGTCTGGAAAACTGTGTTTTCGTAATCGTCACAACAATCTCCTTATGGTCATGTGGCGCATAATTGCGCCGTACGGTTCTCAAGGGTAACAAACCTCTTCCCCTTGCTCAAACCAATGCACGGTATCAACAAACACTTTCCTCAAAAGGTCGCTGTTTCTGCATAATTCCACTACATCAGAGCATGGGGAGCACTGTATCTTCGCGCTTACAGTAGCGCGTTCATCAGGTGTTATTGTGCAACGTTCGGAGCCTTTGCTACCCTTGGGACAAAGCGATGCAGAATGCGTCGAGCAAACGAATCGCTTCATGATGGGCAGCTTGGTTCAGATTGTCCTCGGAGCCATCAGCGGGCGGATACGCAACCTCAACGGCAATGCGCGCAGGGGCGGAACCGTCCACCTGAGATTTCGCCGAACCTATGGCAGCTTCAAGACGAATGGCGTATGAAGACGGATCGTCATCGGACACGCGGGGCATGCCTTCGGTGGCCGTGGTAGGCTGCACGATCTGCGTCAGAAGCATGGAAGAATCCGGCGGAACCAGCAGGATGTCCGCACTGAGCATCTTGGAGCGCGGATTCGTGGCCAGCGCCAGGTTCGAAAGGTAAGAAGCCACCATGCGTGTGTACTCGTCCGTTCCGAACAGGCAGACCGCATTGTGCTCCAGCACGTCGGCGGCACGGGCGAAACCGATGTAGGAAGACGAACCCAACGTGGGCTTGTCCATCCAGGCCTTATGCAGGTGCTTCAGCGTGTCGTAGGTTTTGAGACCGGCGATTCCGTCGGGCTCGAGGCCCATGTTCAGCTGGAACTTGCGCAATGCGCCTTCCGTATACGCGTCGAAGGTGCCCGACGCTCCGCCGCATGCGAAACCCAGGGCTCCGAGGGCAGTCTGCAGCTGCTCTACGTCCTGCCCCTGGAAATGCGGCGTACGCAGGTATAGCAAGCGCTCGCCCAGAGAGTACTTCAGGCTTTCGCTGTCTTGGCGTTGAATCGTTTCCATAGTTCTTAGCTCCAGTGTCGGTTCTGTGTCGGCCCAAGCGGACGATGTTATTTGAGACGGTTGACGAAGTAGTCGGCCATGGAAAGCAGCAGATCGCGTGCAGTGCTCGGCTCAAGCATATCGACCAGTCGGTTCTTCGCTATGCTCGTGAGGTTTTCCGCATAGTTGCGCGCGTATTCCACCGAACCGGATTCGCGCATGATGGATACGGCCTCGACCAGTGCATCGTGGTCGGTGGTCTTCGAAGAGAGAATTTCCACCAGCCGATCGCGCTGCGTCGAATTCTGCAGGGCATGCACCACCATGAGTGTGCGCTTGCCTTCGGTGATGTCGTTGCCCCAGTCCTTCCCTACCACATTCGGGTCGCCTTCGATGTTGAGCAGGTCGTCCTGAATCTGGAAGGCAAGGCCGGTGTCCAGACCGTAATTGCGCAGCGCCTCGATTGCTCCTTCAGTCGCCCCTCCGACGATGGCGCCGATGGCCAACGGTACGGCACCGGAGTAATGGGCGGTTTTGTGTGTGGCCATGATCAGGTAGTTCTCAGGCGAAATGTCGTAGCGCTCGTCACGGGCCCAACCGATGTCCATAGCCTGCCCCTCGATGGTCCGACGGGTCATCTCAATGAGCTCGGTCACGACGCGGACCTTGGTGTGGTCGTCGAGGGCCGGATCTTTCATGACGGTGCCGTTGACCAGCGACAAGCCCAAATCGCCCATGTTAATGGCCAGCCCCATGCCGTAGGTGAGGTGCAGGCACGGCTCGCCGCGGCGAAGCGTGGCCTCGTCAGCGATGTCGTCGTGGATGAGCGCCGCCGTATGGAAGTGCTCGATAGCCGCCGCCGAAGACAACGCCTTGCGGACGTCGCCGCCCACGGCTGCGCAGGCTGCCAGGCAGATAAGCGGGCGGTGGCGCTTGCCGCCGTTTTTGCTGTACGCCAGCAACGGGTCGTACAGATAGCAATCCATATCTGCAACCATGCCCTGGGGGATGTAGGTGTTCACCAAATCGCCCACAGCGTCCGCGTACACATTGAGGTACTCTTCGAAGTCCTTCGGCGGATTGGCAATTCCCGACATGATTGCAGCCATACGTTTGCTGCGCTCCGCTTCCAGCAGCGCTGCGTTGGGGTTTTCAACAACCATTCGTAAGCATCCTCTTCTGCCCAAGGCGTCAAGCGAATTGAAAGTGGTAGGAGCGGTGGGACTCGAACCCACAAGTCAAAGACGGAGGATTTTAAGTCCCCTGCGTATGCCAATTCCGCCACGCTCCCGTAGCGTCGGTTCGAAAACGAACGTCCGAATATCATAGCAAATTTAGAGCTCCATGCTCCGTTTCGCGTATTTCCACACGACAGAATCA
This genomic window contains:
- a CDS encoding coiled-coil domain-containing protein → MTITKTQFSRRAFLGGAAAFGVALASPLPALADEERTSADVQAEADAVRVKLDDMMTKLEEASDAYYEAMVEHDDAVAAMDEAQVRIDENNAEIADLQERLGGRARDMYRNGRTTILDVILGSNTFDDFLKNWDALDAMNQQDADLVAQTKVLREDNETQKAEYEAQAEIAQEKMDEAQAIEAEAQELVTQYEAEVNALDAEVAELVEKERQAAAEAEAKRQAEELAKKQAEEAAAAAAAAAAAPSNNGGGSEAPANNEAPADTDSDTGGETYDDSSSDDYSEDTGDGYEEDTSSSYSSGGSANYGAVALAEGQLGVPYIWGASEPGVGFDCSGLTSYCYGYSIPHSSSAQYGCANYILPLSQAEPGDVLYTGGHVGICASSGGGSYIHAEAPGSCVKYGSYSLFYCALRW
- a CDS encoding peptidoglycan-binding domain-containing protein encodes the protein METIQRQDSESLKYSLGERLLYLRTPHFQGQDVEQLQTALGALGFACGGASGTFDAYTEGALRKFQLNMGLEPDGIAGLKTYDTLKHLHKAWMDKPTLGSSSYIGFARAADVLEHNAVCLFGTDEYTRMVASYLSNLALATNPRSKMLSADILLVPPDSSMLLTQIVQPTTATEGMPRVSDDDPSSYAIRLEAAIGSAKSQVDGSAPARIAVEVAYPPADGSEDNLNQAAHHEAIRLLDAFCIALSQG
- a CDS encoding polyprenyl synthetase family protein codes for the protein MAAIMSGIANPPKDFEEYLNVYADAVGDLVNTYIPQGMVADMDCYLYDPLLAYSKNGGKRHRPLICLAACAAVGGDVRKALSSAAAIEHFHTAALIHDDIADEATLRRGEPCLHLTYGMGLAINMGDLGLSLVNGTVMKDPALDDHTKVRVVTELIEMTRRTIEGQAMDIGWARDERYDISPENYLIMATHKTAHYSGAVPLAIGAIVGGATEGAIEALRNYGLDTGLAFQIQDDLLNIEGDPNVVGKDWGNDITEGKRTLMVVHALQNSTQRDRLVEILSSKTTDHDALVEAVSIMRESGSVEYARNYAENLTSIAKNRLVDMLEPSTARDLLLSMADYFVNRLK